One window of Moritella viscosa genomic DNA carries:
- a CDS encoding membrane protein yields MLVRTYSKFAKNNQLFHRLHIISLLLITLISAYQLLEFNRIIFSLGFVCIVPSIVLLSKSSTYKRKYLN; encoded by the coding sequence GTGTTAGTTAGAACTTATTCAAAATTTGCAAAAAATAATCAGTTGTTTCATAGATTACACATAATTTCTTTGTTGCTCATAACTTTGATTTCGGCTTATCAATTACTGGAATTCAATCGAATTATTTTTTCTTTAGGGTTTGTCTGTATCGTTCCCTCAATAGTACTGCTGTCTAAATCATCGACATATAAGAGAAAATATTTAAATTAA
- a CDS encoding membrane protein, which yields MTKLKNKIPLSNNSGFTLIELVIVIIILGVLSATALPKFINIKSDANAAVIEGSVGAIKSYVSLFKSKTLTSGNEFTAEVEFSGVKGSNYQPWAATATENGFSADYSSPPEVFEGAGLNINDWAYRIYNSNGGYAVIATPKSILNKDEPTESEVKATNCYFLYHWQTLGKPIITTINSGC from the coding sequence ATGACTAAGCTAAAAAATAAAATACCCTTATCAAACAATTCAGGTTTCACTCTAATTGAGCTAGTCATTGTAATCATTATCTTAGGAGTTTTATCTGCTACTGCACTACCTAAATTTATAAATATAAAATCAGACGCTAATGCTGCAGTTATAGAAGGTAGCGTAGGTGCAATTAAGTCATATGTTTCTTTATTTAAAAGCAAAACCTTAACTTCTGGGAATGAGTTTACAGCTGAAGTTGAGTTTTCTGGAGTGAAAGGTAGTAATTATCAACCTTGGGCAGCAACAGCAACAGAAAATGGATTTTCAGCTGATTATTCATCACCTCCAGAGGTATTTGAAGGTGCGGGCCTAAATATTAACGACTGGGCTTATCGTATTTATAACTCAAATGGTGGCTATGCTGTTATTGCCACCCCAAAAAGCATACTCAATAAAGATGAGCCAACGGAGAGTGAGGTTAAAGCAACTAATTGTTATTTTTTATATCATTGGCAAACATTGGGTAAGCCTATAATCACAACTATAAACTCAGGGTGTTAA
- a CDS encoding putative plasmid replication protein produces the protein MLKSKLKYDVSKFDYEVFMELKEMQAAFDAGGLVSVTVFRAPLVGGYMLSVKTKKGSDHPMTSQRDTKGHPRGFKTIDAAVANARKVGFTKITVELD, from the coding sequence ATGTTAAAATCAAAACTTAAATATGATGTGTCAAAGTTTGATTATGAGGTGTTTATGGAATTAAAAGAAATGCAGGCGGCATTCGATGCCGGTGGATTAGTTTCTGTTACCGTTTTTAGAGCGCCATTAGTAGGCGGATATATGCTTTCAGTAAAAACAAAAAAGGGAAGTGATCACCCGATGACATCTCAACGAGATACAAAAGGTCATCCAAGAGGGTTTAAAACTATCGATGCCGCAGTGGCCAACGCTAGAAAAGTTGGATTTACTAAGATCACTGTCGAACTAGATTAA
- a CDS encoding putative uncharacterized protein (No significant database matches), with the protein MKGKTFRSDFNSEVTSKIELFKKKEGLSTDSAAIKKLVTFALDIMERSTDAPPVSNRQLLEEIFAVTRENWAVACQTHTFSYPDEGVSKKTYMIQKKCRLLLDQLVGSKLKNS; encoded by the coding sequence ATGAAGGGTAAAACATTTAGATCTGACTTTAATTCAGAGGTGACATCCAAGATCGAGCTTTTTAAAAAGAAAGAGGGGTTGAGTACCGATTCTGCTGCTATCAAAAAATTAGTGACATTCGCCTTAGATATTATGGAGCGGTCAACTGATGCCCCACCTGTTTCAAACCGTCAGTTGTTAGAGGAAATATTTGCCGTTACAAGAGAGAATTGGGCTGTGGCATGTCAGACTCATACTTTTTCTTATCCAGATGAAGGTGTCTCAAAAAAAACATATATGATTCAAAAGAAATGCAGACTACTGCTAGATCAATTGGTCGGGAGCAAGTTGAAAAATTCTTAG